TGTTCTGTCATCTACATAATCGCTTTTTACCAGTAAAATCGAACTTTGTGTCAGGGAGCCCCCAAGTTTATGCATGCTTGTCGCACTAATATCTGCTCCCGCTTCCATTGCCGACAGCGGCAAATCGGGATGAAACTTCAAATGTGCTCCATGGGCTTCATCTACTATAACGGGTTTTCCATAGGAATGAGCTACCTCCACAATCTTTTTAAGATCTGAAGCTACTCCGTAATATGTGGGATTTATTACAAAAACAGCTTTTGCGTTTGGATGCTCCACAAGGGCGCGTCTTACGCTTTCTACGGTTATGCCTATGGCTATTCCCATATACTCATTTATTACTGGCTTTATATAAACCGGATGCACCCCACTTAAAATAAGCGCACCAACTACTGACCTATGAGCATTTCTCGGAATTATTATCTCATCGCCCGGTCCGGCAACCGATAATATCATGGCCTGGATTCCCGAGGTTGTGCCATTTACCAAAAAATGAGCATGATCTGCGCCAAAGGCATGTGCCGCAAGTTCCTCGGCCTCATGAATGACGCCTGTGGGGTTGCATATGGTATCTAGATCCAAGATTCCGGAAGTAACATCAATTGACATAATATTTCTTCCTGCAAAATCACAAAATTCAGGTATTCCTCTGCCGCCTCTGTGGCCCGGTACATGAAACGAAACAGTTTTATCGTTCACGTATTTTTTCAGGGCGGCAAAAAGCGGTGTTTCTTGCTGCTCATCAAATCTCATTGAGAGTCACTCCCCTTTCAATCAATGATTTTCACTCAAATATTTTGTATAATCCGCAAAGATTATAGCTGCAAGTTTTATACGCAAATACAATTAAAGCACAGTTTGACTAGAAATTCAATACTATTTACGAATTTTTTTTGATAAATTATGTAGCAAGTAAGAGGAAAACATATAAACAGTGTAGATTTAAAAAAACCATCGTTTATAAAAGTGCATTAGGATATATAATAAGGTATAAAAGTATATAACAGGTTCTTATCAAAAGTTAATTACTCTGCAGCCTGTTTGACAAAGTATATTACCTGTATTATAATAATATATAATTATATGCTTATATGATTATATAAGGGAGGTAATTTCGATGGATTTAGCTCACACATATTTAGGCGAAAAAGTACTTGCTCAAGGTCTTAAATATCTTCTCTCAAAGGACATGGAAGATTTTAATAGACTTATAAGTTGGGCAGAAAAGTTGCCAATGCCTGAACATCAAAAGAAAGATCTTGAATCAGTTAAAACATTCCTACAAAACAAAGACTCTAACTGGTATAAGCTTGGGCAAAGGCTTCTTGCCGAAACCGATCCGAAGGTAAAAGAAAAACTTGGCATAAACTTTTTCTTAAATGCAAACTTCCTCGGTGTCCCCAAGCAGCAAAAAATGGCGCAGGAATTGGGCTGCTCGGTGCCTTGGGCAATTTTAATCGATCCCACTGCAAAATGCAATCTGCATTGCACCGGTTGTTGGGCAGGTGAATACTCGCAAAAAGATGAGCTTGATTTCGATACATTAGATAGGATATTTACTGAATGTGAAGAATTGGGGATTTACTTTATAATCATGTCCGGTGGCGAACCTACTTTGCGCAAGGACGATATTGTAAAGCTTGCCGAGAAACATTCTTCCCAGGGATTCCTGCTTTTTACAAACGGAACTTTGGTAGATGACAAGTTCATCGAAGATATGAAACGTGTAGGTAATATCACCCTTACCTTCAGTATTGAAGGTTTTGAAGAAACGACTGATGCCCGCAGAGGCAAAGGTGTTTTCAAAAAAGTAATGGATGCTATGGACAGGATGCGTAAGGCCGGCCTCATCTACGGCGTTTCCACCACATACAACAGATACAATACTGAAGAACTTGCAAGCGAAGAATTTGTAGATATGCTGGTAGACAAGGGTGTTACTTATGCTTGGTATTTCACTTATATACCTGTTGGGCGGGACGCAGATGTAGAAATGATGGCAACTCCGGAGCAAAGAGCTTATATGTACGATAAAATTCTGGAATACAGACGCACAAAGCCAATTTTCATCATGGACTTCTGGAACGACGGCGAAGCTTCCAATGGTTGTATCGCAGGAGGTAGACGCTATTTGCACATCAATGCCCATGGAGATGTAGAACCATGTGCCTTCATCCACTATGCAACATGCAACATAAAAGATGTATCGCTAAAAGATGCTCTTAGGTCGCCGCTTATGCTTGCATACCAAAAGCGCCAGCCATTTAATATGAATCATCACAGACCATGCCCGCTTATTGACAATCCTGAATTAATGGTAGAAATTGTACAAGAGAGCAAAGCATATTCTACTCAGCTAAGCGCAGATGAGACACCGGAAGAATTTGCAGAGAAGCTCAAACCCTACGCCGATGAGTGGGGGAAAATAGCTGATGAGAAATACCTTAAAACCTCAGCTAATGTAAAATAAGATACCCAATTAGCCGGCAGAAAGGAGGTTCTTCTGTTGGTATTGAGCCTTTCTGAATACAAAGTTGAGTTTTTACGAAGTTTAGCCGATAATACACGCTTAAAGATTATTGAAGCTTTAAAAGAACGGGAAAGGACAGTATCTGAACTGGTTGAATCTGTTGGAAGTTCCCAAGCCAACATCTCAACACATCTTAAACTTTTAAGAAGTGCAGGTATTGTCAAAAGTCGAAACAAAGGCAAGTACGTTTACTACAGCTTGCGAGATGAAAGTATACCGGAATTCTTAAATTCGCTAGAAGAAATGCTCATTTTAATGCGAAGAAAATCCTTTGAAGGTGCTTAATCTTAATAAATTCTAATAAGTTGCCGCACGGACGATAAGGCGGCAGCTTATTTTTTTTCAATAAATCTGTAACAAGATAGACAAAAGATATTTACATAATTGTTGCTACATTTTGGTTTTTGCTTTATACTGATTACAACAAAAATAACAGGAGGTAAGTAAAACTTGGAGATACTTGTTACGCTTGATGTACTAAAACAGCATAAGGGAGAAGAAGTTGTTGAATTCCCCCCGGGAACACTAATAACAAAAGAAGCTAAAATCTATGCAGCAAAAGAAGGGATGAAGTTATTCGTAGGAGGCCAGCAGGTGCCGGAACCCGCTTATTCTGCTGAAATTCCCAGTATTCGCGCAGTAATATCTGTAATAGGCGAAGACAAGGTAGGAATCATCGCAGGCATATCCGATGTCCTTGCGAAAGCTAATGTGAATATACTTGACATTACGCAAACTGCCATCGAAGGTCTTTTTACCATGATAATGGTAGTAGATATAAGTAAAGCGAATATAGATTTTGAGGCTTTAAAAGTTAAGCTTTCCGAAAAGGGAGAAAAAATCGGAGTCCGAGTCGACGCTCAGAGAGAAGAAGTCTTTCATTTTATGCACAGGATTTAAGGAGGCCGCACAATGAATTTTACCCGAGATGAAATAATCGAGACTATACGCATGGTTCAAGCCGAACAATTGGATATTAGAACGATAACTTTGGGGATTAGTCTCAGGGACTGCTCAGGTCCTTCAGTTTCTTATACTGCCCGCAAAATTTATGACAAGCTAATGGAAAGAGGCAGCGAACTGGTGCCGATTGCTCTACAGCTTGAAAAGGAGTTTGGCATTCCTATTGTAAATAAGAGAATTTCTGTAACTCCCATAGCTCTCGTAGCTGAAAGCTGCAGCGAAAGCGACTACGCTCCGATAGCTTCGGCTATGGACAGGGCTGCGGCAGAACTTGGCATTGACTTTATAGGGGGATTTTCCGCATTGGTTCAGAAAGGTTTTACGCCGGGGGACATGAACCTTTTAAATAGCATTCCCGAAGCTCTGTCCTCCACTTTGCGGGTTTGTGCCTCTGTAAATGCAGCCACCACAAAGGCCGGCATAAATATGGATGCAGTACAAGCAATGGGAAGCATTATTAAAAAGACGGCACGTTTAACCGAAAAAGAAAATGGAATCGGAGCCGCTAAATTGGTAGTTTTTGCCAATGCTCCTGATGACAATCCCTTCATGGCAGGAGCATTTCACGGCCCAGGAGAGCCGGAAAGCGCCATCAATGTAGGAATTAGCGGACCGGGCGTAGTAAATACCGTTGTATCGAATCTTCCTAAAGATGCAGATTTAGGAGAAGTGTCAGAGGCCATCAAACGCATGGCTTTCAAAATCACTAGGGTCGGGGAGCTTATCGGCCGTGAGGCTTCAAGACGGTTGGGAGTTCCTTTTGGGATTATAGACTTGTCTCTTGCTCCAACTCCGTCTGTAGGAGATAGCGTGGCCAATATATTAGAGGCGATTGGTCTTGAACGCTGCGGAGCCCCCGGAACAACAGCTGCTTTAGCGCTTTTAAACGATGCCGTTAAAAAAGGCGGAGCAATGGCAACTTCATATGTAGGCGGTCTTTCAGGGGCTTTTATACCTGTCAGCGAAGATGCAGGCATGATACGCGCCGCAGTTGACGGAGCGCTTACATTAGAAAAACTTGAGGCAATGACCTGTGTATGCTCGGTAGGTCTTGATATGATTGCCGTTCCCGGCGATACCTCAGCCCAGACTATTACTGCTATTATTGCAGACGAAATGGCAATAGGGGTTATAAACAAAAAGACTACTGCTGTTAGAATAATACCTGCTCCGGGTAAAAAAGCAGGAGATTTTGTAGAGTTCGGCGGCCTTTTGGGAAGAGCCCCTGTAATGCCGGTGAACCCATTTGATTCGTCAGTCTTTGCCAGGCGAGGCGGGCAAATTCCACCTCCGATACAAAGCTTAACAAATTAGCAAAAAATTAGGGCAAAAAACATAAGACCTATTTAAAAAAATAATTTAGTTTCTTCTTTGTAGAGCCTTTTCAGTGATAATAAAAAAATACATAGACCGATTATGTAGGTCTAAATAATTAAGTTATCCACAGAGTTATCAACAGCTGTTGATAACTTTAAACCTTGTCCTTAAGATTTTGTCTAAGCTGAATGCACTTTTCCACAATGGGGATAACTTATCCACATGAATGTTGATAAAAAAATGCAATAGGAAAATGGTCTTAAAACGGTTGTTCACAAACAAAAAAAATCCTTCGCTAGCGCACAAATGACAAAAGCACGATTTAGTATTACATCTTACTGTCATTTTAAGCAAAGCGAAGGATTTTGATTTAATTATACAAGATTATATTTTCTCGATAATCCTGCTGTAAATCTTTTTCTAGAAACTCTAAAAATCTTATCAGCATCGCTGATGCTTCCGCACGTGTCATAATTTTGTCCGGATTGAACTTGTTATAACTGTCGCCTTCAAGAATGCCAATTTCGCGAGCTACATATACGCTATCTTTTGCCCATGATGGAATCTTGTCGTCATCGGAAAAATAAGTATAATATCCGGGGTTTGGCGCTCTATTTCCGAATCCTAAGGCGCGAATGAGAACAGTAACCGCTTCTGCTCTCGTGAGAGGGTCATTAGGTTTAAAATAGACACTTGAAACTCCTGTCATTATCCCCTTTTCTAAGCCTTCTTTTATATACTGATAATTTTTATCCTCTACCTTTACATCTTTAAAAGGCGATGTTTCAGGAGGCTGTTTTCGCCTGCTTGTCCTTGCTGTGCTTGTTTGCTCAACAGTAGGCCTTATATCGCAAGCTCTAATAACTCCTTTAATAAATTCAGCTCTAGTCATCGGTATCTCAGGCGTAAAAAATGTCTGGCTCTCATCAAATACATCCAGTGAATAAAGTTTAGTTATATATTCTTCAGCCCAGTGCCCTTTTACATCCCGGAATTTAGGAACAACCAAACGCTCCACTTTCGGCACCATTTCTGCAGAGAGATTTACCTTGCCGCTAGAACGTTTCTTGCTGTCGATGATGCCATTTTGGATTTTTGGCATGTCGTAATCATATCTTGAAACCATCTCTCTATTAGTTGTGCGGATATATCCCCCGTCAAAGCTGGAAAGGGTGGCTTCGTTTTCGGAATATACCAATTTTTTCGTTAAGCTGTCTGACACCTGGACCTTTGCACTTCCTTCCCAGGACACCGTTTCCTGGTTGCCTTCTTCGTCAGTTACCTTTCTGTTGGAAGTTATATAATAATTAATTATTTGAGTTTCCGTGCTTCCCCAAAAATTATTGTATCCAACATCGCCCCCGGAAATAGTAACTATTACTTGGCCCTCGTCTCGGTTTATGGTGTAATACTTTCTGCCCTCAAAATTTCCTGAGTAAAAGTCTGAGGCCGGCCTCTTGTCTATGACATCAGACTTTGAAAATTGGAAGTCCTCAAGTTCGTATTTATCTTCACCTATCTCTATTTTCTCCGAGTACTTGCTTAAAGTAGTCTGGCCAATAACTTGCCCTTTATCATTTCGGTTATTGTAGTTTGTTGAGAATGTAACGCTTCGGGTAAGTTTTGTTTTTACTGTACTATCATCACCGGTAAGGTTATACTTATAGGTTATAGTTTCGGTATCGCCTCGCCCACCTTCTGATATTGCAAGTTCGCCGGAAAATTTCATGGGCTTGCCGCTGACAAAAACCATCTCTTCATAAAGATATTCATTGTTTACACCGCCTTCAAAACCGGAAGGCGTTCCATATGCCTGAAATGGAATTGTCAAGAATACTATAAGAACAAAATATGCGGTTAGTTTTCTAATAATCATACACTTCCCTACTTTACTAATAAGAATTTGCCTTCAAAGTCATCTCGCAGCATATATATGCTGTCTCCTGCCTGCAGATCTTCAAAGCTTATAACCCTATCATCTTTAATCAGCAATGCTTTTTCAATCCTTACTTTTACCGGCAGCGACTTAGGCATCCATTTTTCATTTCTACTGCTCCAGTCTTTTGCATCTGTCAGTGTAACACTGGCTCCAATAGCTCCATCATTTTCGATTTTGTTTATTGTGCCGATGGTTACCCGCTGTCTGAGTAATGAATCCATATCCTTTTTTAATACTACAGCCGCTATTCTGTCGCCATCAGTATAGGCGTAAGCATACCAAGATTTTCTGTCCGAAGAACTGCTTTCGCCTACCCCATAGTCCATGGCAAAAAATTCTTCCGGGGTTATTTTCTTCATTTTTTCCATGTCAAAGATGTATGTGTCATTGTCATAGTAAAGTTCTTTTTCATCGTCAAAGGATTCCCAATCATTGTGATTGAGTATAAAGAAATCTGAAAGTGTAACTTTATTTTCTAAAACACTTTCCAGTTTGCCTGAATAGAAATAATACTGACCGATATTCGAATTATTTATATCTTGATCGTAAATATATACGATGCTCGCCAATGCCTTTTCGCCTTTGCCATCGGCT
This portion of the Tepidanaerobacter syntrophicus genome encodes:
- a CDS encoding PFL family protein, translating into MNFTRDEIIETIRMVQAEQLDIRTITLGISLRDCSGPSVSYTARKIYDKLMERGSELVPIALQLEKEFGIPIVNKRISVTPIALVAESCSESDYAPIASAMDRAAAELGIDFIGGFSALVQKGFTPGDMNLLNSIPEALSSTLRVCASVNAATTKAGINMDAVQAMGSIIKKTARLTEKENGIGAAKLVVFANAPDDNPFMAGAFHGPGEPESAINVGISGPGVVNTVVSNLPKDADLGEVSEAIKRMAFKITRVGELIGREASRRLGVPFGIIDLSLAPTPSVGDSVANILEAIGLERCGAPGTTAALALLNDAVKKGGAMATSYVGGLSGAFIPVSEDAGMIRAAVDGALTLEKLEAMTCVCSVGLDMIAVPGDTSAQTITAIIADEMAIGVINKKTTAVRIIPAPGKKAGDFVEFGGLLGRAPVMPVNPFDSSVFARRGGQIPPPIQSLTN
- a CDS encoding ArsR/SmtB family transcription factor, producing the protein MVLSLSEYKVEFLRSLADNTRLKIIEALKERERTVSELVESVGSSQANISTHLKLLRSAGIVKSRNKGKYVYYSLRDESIPEFLNSLEEMLILMRRKSFEGA
- a CDS encoding radical SAM protein — translated: MDLAHTYLGEKVLAQGLKYLLSKDMEDFNRLISWAEKLPMPEHQKKDLESVKTFLQNKDSNWYKLGQRLLAETDPKVKEKLGINFFLNANFLGVPKQQKMAQELGCSVPWAILIDPTAKCNLHCTGCWAGEYSQKDELDFDTLDRIFTECEELGIYFIIMSGGEPTLRKDDIVKLAEKHSSQGFLLFTNGTLVDDKFIEDMKRVGNITLTFSIEGFEETTDARRGKGVFKKVMDAMDRMRKAGLIYGVSTTYNRYNTEELASEEFVDMLVDKGVTYAWYFTYIPVGRDADVEMMATPEQRAYMYDKILEYRRTKPIFIMDFWNDGEASNGCIAGGRRYLHINAHGDVEPCAFIHYATCNIKDVSLKDALRSPLMLAYQKRQPFNMNHHRPCPLIDNPELMVEIVQESKAYSTQLSADETPEEFAEKLKPYADEWGKIADEKYLKTSANVK
- a CDS encoding ACT domain-containing protein, whose protein sequence is MRAVISVIGEDKVGIIAGISDVLAKANVNILDITQTAIEGLFTMIMVVDISKANIDFEALKVKLSEKGEKIGVRVDAQREEVFHFMHRI
- a CDS encoding S-layer homology domain-containing protein, which codes for MIIRKLTAYFVLIVFLTIPFQAYGTPSGFEGGVNNEYLYEEMVFVSGKPMKFSGELAISEGGRGDTETITYKYNLTGDDSTVKTKLTRSVTFSTNYNNRNDKGQVIGQTTLSKYSEKIEIGEDKYELEDFQFSKSDVIDKRPASDFYSGNFEGRKYYTINRDEGQVIVTISGGDVGYNNFWGSTETQIINYYITSNRKVTDEEGNQETVSWEGSAKVQVSDSLTKKLVYSENEATLSSFDGGYIRTTNREMVSRYDYDMPKIQNGIIDSKKRSSGKVNLSAEMVPKVERLVVPKFRDVKGHWAEEYITKLYSLDVFDESQTFFTPEIPMTRAEFIKGVIRACDIRPTVEQTSTARTSRRKQPPETSPFKDVKVEDKNYQYIKEGLEKGIMTGVSSVYFKPNDPLTRAEAVTVLIRALGFGNRAPNPGYYTYFSDDDKIPSWAKDSVYVAREIGILEGDSYNKFNPDKIMTRAEASAMLIRFLEFLEKDLQQDYRENIILYN
- a CDS encoding aminotransferase class I/II-fold pyridoxal phosphate-dependent enzyme produces the protein MRFDEQQETPLFAALKKYVNDKTVSFHVPGHRGGRGIPEFCDFAGRNIMSIDVTSGILDLDTICNPTGVIHEAEELAAHAFGADHAHFLVNGTTSGIQAMILSVAGPGDEIIIPRNAHRSVVGALILSGVHPVYIKPVINEYMGIAIGITVESVRRALVEHPNAKAVFVINPTYYGVASDLKKIVEVAHSYGKPVIVDEAHGAHLKFHPDLPLSAMEAGADISATSMHKLGGSLTQSSILLVKSDYVDDRTVKAALNLTQTTSPSYPLMVSLDVARKQMALKGRQMLDETIKRCERTRRQLNSIEGIYVMGHDIEGTEGCFAYDPTKLAINLRELGLSGFETEKILKYKYHIQMELSDLYNVLAVGAIGDTDKNMNILINAIKDIAAKNRRKNVVKVPADIPDNQEMVVSPRFAFYSEKRVVLLEDAEGEISTEMLMAYPPGIPILCPGERITREVIDYVKALNSEGCHLQGTEDPEAKAIKVLADAQAVKYYERIKQVV